In Eupeodes corollae chromosome 3, idEupCoro1.1, whole genome shotgun sequence, a single genomic region encodes these proteins:
- the LOC129949642 gene encoding myosin heavy chain, muscle isoform X12 — protein MPKPQASQEDDDPTPYLFVSLEQRRIDQSKPYDSKKNCWIPDEKEGYLLGEIKATKGDIVSVGLPGGETRDLKKDLLQQVNPPKYEKAEDMSNLTYLNDASVLHNLRQRYYHKLIYTYSGLFCVAINPYKRYPVYTNRCAKMYRGKRRNEVPPHIFAISDGAYVAMLTDHVNQSMLITGESGAGKTENTKKVIAYFATVGASKKDDSQKNKGSLEDQVVQTNPVLEAFGNAKTVRNDNSSRFGKFIRIHFGPTGKLAGADIETYLLEKARVISQQSLERSYHIFYQIMSGSVAGVKAMCFLSDNIYDYVNVSQGKITVPNMDDGEEFSLTDQAFDILGFTKQEKEDVYKITAAVMHMGGMKFKQRGREEQAEQDGQEEGERVAKLLGCDVTDLYKNLLKPRIKVGNEFVTQGRNVQQVTNSIGALCKGVFDRLFKWLVKKCNETLDTKQKRQHFIGVLDIAGFEIFDYNGFEQLCINFTNEKLQQFFNHHMFVLEQEEYKREGIDWAFIDFGMDLLACIDLIEKPMGILSILEEESMFPKATDQTFAEKLTNTHLGKSAPFQKPKPPKPGQQAAHFAIGHYAGCVSYNITGWLEKNKDPLNDTVVDQFKKSGNKLLIEIFADHPGQSGGGEQAKGGRGKKGGGFATVSSAYKEQLNSLMTTLRSTQPHFVRCIIPNEMKQPGVVDAHLVMHQLTCNGVLEGIRICRKGFPNRMNYPDFKMRYQILCPAQIKDQPDPKKAAKIILESTELDADFYRLGHTKVFFRAGVLGQMEEFRDERLGKIMSWMQGWARGYLARKGFKKLQEQRVALKVVQRNLRKYLQLRTWPWYKLWQKVKPLLNVSRVEDEIARLEEKAKKAEEALGAEVKVRKELEGLNAKLLAEKTALLDSLSGEKGALQDFQERCAKLTAQKNDLENQLRDIQERLSQEEDARNQLFQQKKKADQEISGLKKDIEDLELSTQKGEQDKATKDHQIRSLNDEIAHQDELINKLNKEKKMQGETNQKTGEELQAAEDKINHLNKVKAKLEQTLDELEDSLEREKKLRGDVEKSKRKVEGDLKLTQEAVSDLERNKKELEQTIQRKDKELSSLTAKLEDEQSVVGKLQRQIKELQARIEELEEEVEAERQARAKAEKQRADLARELEELGERLEEAGGATSAQIELNKKREAELSKLRRDLEEANIQHESTLANLRKKHNDSVAEMAEQVDQLNKLKAKAEKEKAQYYGELNDLRAGVDHLANEKAAQEKIAKQLQHTLNEVQSKLDETNRTLNDFDASKKKLSIENSDLLRQLEEAESQVSQLSKIKISLTTQLEDTKRLADEEGRERATLLGKFRNLEHDLDNLREQVEEEAEGKADLQRQLSKANAESQIWRSKYESDGVARSEELEEAKRKLQARLAEAEETIESLNQKCVALEKTKQRLSTEVEDLQLEVDRASAIANAAEKKQKAFDKIIGEWKLKVDDLAAELDASQKECRNYSTELFRLKGAYEEGQEQLEAVRRENKNLADEVKDLLDQIGEGGRNIHEIEKARKRLEAEKDELQAALEEAEAALEQEENKVLRAQLELSQVRQEIDRRIQEKEEEFENTRKNHQRALDSMQASLEAEAKGKAEALRMKKKLEADINELEIALDHANKANAEAQKNIKRYQQQLKDIQTALEEEQRARDDAREQLGISERRANALQNELEESRTLLEQADRGRRQAEQELADAHEQLNEISAQNASISAAKRKLESELQTLHSDLDELLNEAKNSEEKAKKAMVDAARLADELRAEQDHAQTQEKLRKALEQQIKELQVRLDEAEANALKGGKKAIQKLEQRVRELENELDGEQRRHADAQKNLRKSERRIKELSFQSEEDRKNHERMQDLVDKLQQKIKTYKRQIEEAEEIAALNLAKFRKAQQELEEAEERADLAEQAISKFRAKGRAGSVGRGGSPAAQQSAMKLKIENLLQREL, from the exons atgcCGAAACCACAAGCCAGCCAAGAGGATGATGATCCCACCCCATACTTGTTTGTTTCTTTGGAACAAAGACGTATCGATCAATCGAAACCATATGACTCGAAGAAGAATTGCTGGATTCCCGATGAGAAAGAGGGTTATCTCTTGGGAGAAATCAAGGCTACCAAGGGTGACATTGTCAGCGTTGGTTTGCCCGGTGGAGAG acaagagATTTAAAGAAAGATCTGCTCCAACAAGTGAATCCACCAAAATACGAAAAAGCCGAAGATATGTCAAATTTGACATACCTTAACGATGCCTCTGTTTTGCATAACTTGAGGCAGCGATACTACCATAAGTTGATCTAC ACATACTCAGGTCTTTTCTGTGTTGCCATCAATCCTTACAAGCGTTACCCCGTATATACCAACCGTTGCGCTAAGATGTACCGTGGTAAGCGTCGTAATGAAGTGCCACCACATATTTTCGCCATTTCTGATGGTGCCTACGTCGCCATGTTAACCGACCACGTTAATCAATCTATGTTGATTACTGGAGAGTCTGGTGCCGGAAAGACTGAAAACACGAAGAAGGTAATTGCCTACTTCGCAACTGTTGGTGCATCAAAGAAGGATGACTCCCAAAAGAACAAGGGTTCCCTTGAAGATCAAGTTGTCCAAACTAATCCTGTTCTTGAAGCCTTTGGTAACGCTAAGACCGTCCGTAATGATAACTCTTCTCGTTTC GGTAAGTTCATCCGTATTCACTTTGGACCAACTGGTAAACTTGCTGGTGCTGATATTGAAACTT atcTGTTGGAGAAGGCTCGTGTCATCTCTCAACAATCATTGGAACGTTCTTACCACATTTTCTACCAGATCATGTCTGGTTCCGTTGCTGGAGTTAAAG ccaTGTGCTTCCTGTCAGACAATATTTACGATTACGTTAACGTATCGCAAGGTAAAATCACTGTACCAAACATGGATGACGGTGAGGAATTCTCTTTGACAGAT caaGCTTTCGATATCTTGGGTTTCACTAAACAAGAAAAGGAAGATGTCTACAAAATTACCGCTGCTGTTATGCACATGGGTGGCATGAAATTCAAGCAAAGGGGTCGCGAAGAACAAGCTGAACAAGATGGTCAAGAAGAAGGTGAACGTGTTGCTAAGCTTTTGGGTTGTGATGTAACCGATTTGTACAAGAACTTGTTGAAACCACGTATTAAGGTCGGTAACGAGTTCGTCACCCAAGGTCGTAACGTCCAACAAGTAACCAACTCCATTGGTGCCTTGTGTAAGGGTGTTTTCGATCGTCTCTTCAAATGGTTGGTCAAGAAGTGTAACGAAACTTtggacacaaaacaaaaacgccAGCACTTCATTGGTGTACTGGATATTGCTGGTTTCGAAATTTTCGAC TACAACGGCTTCGAACAATTGTGTATTAACTTCACCAACGAAAAATTGCAACAATTCTTCAACCATCACATGTTCGTTTTGGAACAAGAAGAATACAAGAGGGAAGGTATCGACTGGGCCTTCATTGATTTCGGCATGGATCTTCTCGCCTGTATTGATTTGATTGAGAAG cctaTGGGTATCTTGTCCATCCTTGAAGAAGAATCTATGTTCCCCAAGGCAACTGATCAAACATTCGCTGAAAAGTTGACCAACACCCATTTGGGTAAGTCAGCTCCAttccaaaaaccaaaaccacCAAAGCCCGGTCAACAAGCTGCTCACTTTGCTATTGGCCATTATGCTGGTTGTGTATCATACAACATCACCGGTTGGTTGGAAAAGAACAAGGATCCATTGAACGACACCGTTGTTGACCAGTTCAAGAAGTCTGGCAACAAATTGTTGATTGAAATCTTCGCTGATCATCCAGGTCAATCTGGTGGCGGTGAACAAGCTAAGGGAGGTCGTGGTAAGAAGGGTGGTGGTTTCGCTACTGTCTCTTCAGCCTACAAAGAACAATTGAACAGCTTGATGACAACATTGCGTTCAACACAACCTCACTTCGTGCGTTGTATTATTCCCAACGAAATGAAACAACCTGGTGTTGTAGATGCTCATTTGGTTATGCATCAATTGACATGTAACGGTGTACTTGAAGGTATCCGTATTTGTCGTAAAGGTTTCCCCAACAGGATGAACTACCCTGACTTCAAGATGCg GTACCAAATCCTTTGCCCCGCACAAATCAAAGATCAGCCTGATCCTAAAAAGGCCGCTAAGATCATTCTTGAGTCAACTGAACTCGATGCTGATTTTTACCGTCTTGGACACACCAAG GTGTTCTTCCGTGCTGGTGTCCTGGGTCAAATGGAAGAGTTCCGTGATGAACGTCTTGGTAAGATCATGTCCTGGATGCAAGGTTGGGCCCGTGGTTACTTGGCTCGTAAGGGCTTCAAGAAACTACAAGAGCAACGTGTTGCCCTTAAGGTTGTCCAACGTAACTTGCGTAAATACTTGCAATTGCGCACATGGCCATGGTACAAATTGTGGCAGAAGGTTAAGCCTCTTCTTAACGTCAGCCGTGTTGAAGATGAAATTGCC AGGCTCGAAGAGAAGGCAAAGAAGGCTGAAGAAGCTTTGGGAGCTGAAGTTAAGGTCCGCAAGGAGTTGGAAGGCCTCAACGCTAAGTTGTTGGCTGAAAAGACTGCCCTTTTGGATTCATTGTCAGGAGAAAAGGGTGCCCTTCAAGATTTCCAAGAAAGGTGTGCCAAGCTTACTGCCCAAAAGAACGACCTCGAAAACCAATTGCGC gaCATTCAAGAACGTTTGTCCCAAGAGGAAGATGCCCGCAACCAACTCTTCCAACAAAAGAAGAAGGCCGACCAAGAGATCTCCGGCTTGAAGAAGGATATTGAAGATTTGGAATTGTCCACCCAAAAGGGAGAACAAGACAAGGCTACCAAGGATCACCAAATCCGCAGCTTGAACGATGAGATTGCCCACCAAGATGAACTCATCAACAAGTTGAACAAGGAAAAGAAAATGCAAGGAGAGACCAACCAAAAGACTGGTGAAGAACTCCAAGCTGCCGAAGACAAGATCAACCATTTGAACAAGGTTAAGGCTAAGTTGGAGCAAACATTGGACGAACTCGAAGATTCATTGGAACGTGAGAAGAAATTGCGCGGTGATGTTGAGAAATCCAAACGTAAGGTTGAAGGTGACTTGAAATTGACCCAAGAAGCCGTATCAGATTTGGAACGCAACAAAAAGGAACTCGAACAAACAATCCAACGCAAGGACAAGGAACTCTCATCATTGACTGCTAAATTGGAAGATGAACAATCGGTTGTTGGTAAATTGCAAAGACAAATCAAGGAATTGCAAGCCCGTATCGAAGAATTGGAAGAAGAAGTCGAAGCTGAGCGTCAAGCTCGTGCTAAGGCCGAGAAACAACGTGCTGATTTGGCTCGCGAATTGGAGGAATTGGGTGAACGTCTTGAAGAGGCTGGTGGTGCTACATCAgctcaaattgaattgaacaaGAAACGTGAAGCTGAATTGAGCAAATTGCGTCGTGACTTGGAAGAGGCTAACATTCAACACGAATCTACATTGGCTAACTTGCGCAAGAAGCACAACGACTCTGTTGCTGAAATGGCTGAACAAGTTgatcaattgaacaaattgaaggCTAA GGCTGAAAAGGAGAAGGCCCAATACTACGGTGAATTGAATGACCTCCGCGCCGGTGTTGATCATCTCGCAAACGAGAAG GCTGCCCAAGAAAAGATTGCCAAGCAATTGCAACACACCCTCAACGAAGTACAATCGAAATTGGACGAAACCAACAGGACTCTCAACGATTTCGATGCCTCAAAGAAGAAGCTCTCCATCGAGAACTCCGACTTGTTGCGTCAATTGGAAGAAGCCGAATCACAAGTATCACAATTGTCCAAGATCAAGATTTCCCTTACCACCCAGCTCGAAGACACCAAGAGGTTGGCCGATGAAGAAGGTCGCGAACGTGCCACACTTTTGGGTAAATTCCGTAACTTGGAACACGATTTGGACAACCTCCGCGAACAAGTTGAAGAGGAAGCAGAAGGCAAGGCTGACTTGCAACGTCAACTCAGCAAGGCTAATGCCGAATCACAAATCTGGCGCAGCAAATACGAGTCTGATGGTGTCGCACGCTCAGAAGAATTGGAAGAAGCCAAGAGGAAGCTCCAAGCTCGTTTGGCCGAAGCCGAAGAGACCATCGAATCACTCAACCAAAAATGTGTTGCACTCGAGAAGACCAAGCAACGCCTGTCTACCGAAGTCGAAGACTTGCAATTGGAAGTTGACCGTGCCAGCGCTATTGCCAATGCTGCTGAAAAGAAACAGAAGGCATTCGACAAGATTATTGGAGAATGGAAACTCAAGGTCGACGATTTGGCCGCCGAGTTGGATGCATCACAAAAGGAATGCCGCAACTACTCCACCGAATTGTTCCGTCTCAAGGGAGCCTACGAAGAAGGCCAGGAACAACTTGAAGCCGTCCGTCGTGAAAACAAGAACCTCGCTGATGAAGTTAAGGACTTGCTCGACCAAATTGGTGAAGGTGGCCGCAACATCCATGAAATTGAAAAGGCACGCAAACGTCTTGAAGCTGAAAAGGATGAACTCCAAGCTGCTCTTGAAGAAGCTGAAGCTGCTTTGGAACAAGAAGAAAACAAGGTTCTCCGTGCTCAACTTGAGTTGTCTCAAGTACGTCAAGAAATTGACCGTCGTATCCAAGAAAAGGAAGAAGAATTCGAAAACACCCGCAAGAACCACCAACGCGCCCTCGACTCCATGCAAGCATCTTTGGAAGCCGAAGCCAAGGGTAAGGCTGAGGCCCTTCGCATGAAGAAGAAGTTGGAAGCTGACATCAACGAACTTGAAATTGCTTTGGATCATGCCAACAag gCTAACGCCGAGGCCCAAAAGAACATCAAACGTTACCAACAACAACTCAAGGACATCCAAACTGCCCTCGAGGAAGAACAACGTGCACGTGATGATGCCCGCGAACAACTTGGAATCTCTGAACGTCGTGCTAACGCCCTCCAGAACGAGCTTGAAGAATCTCGTACTCTTCTTGAACAAGCTGACCGTGGCCGCAGACAAGCCGAACAAGAATTGGCCGATGCCCACGAACAACTCAACGAAATTTCAGCCCAAAACGCATCCATTTCCGCCGCCAAGAGGAAGTTGGAATCCGAACTTCAGACACTCCACTCCGATTTGGATGAATTGTTGAATGAAGCCAAGAACTCCGAAGAGAAGGCCAAGAAGGCTATGGTTGATGCTGCCCGTCTTGCTGATGAACTCCGCGCTGAACAAGATCACGCACAAACACAAGAAAAACTCAGGAAAGCACTTGAACAACAAATCAAGGAATTGCAAGTCCGATTGGATGAGGCTGAAGCCAACGCCCTTAAGGGAGGCAAGAAGGCCATCCAAAAATTGGAACAACGTGTCCGCGAATTGGAGAACGAATTGGACGGTGAACAAAGGAGACACGCCGATGCCCAAAAGAACCTCCGCAAATCAGAGCGCCGCATTAAGGAATTGTCCTTCCAGTCTGAAGAGGACCGCAAGAACCACGAACGCATGCAAGACTTGGTAGATAAATTGCAACAAAAGATTAAGACATACAAGAGGCAGATCGAAGAAGCTGAAGAGATCGCTGCCTTGAACTTGGCCAAATTCCGTAAGGCTCAACAAGAATTGGAAGAAGCCGAAGAACGTGCAGATTTGGCCGAACAAGCAATCAGCAAATTCCGTGCAAAGGGACGTGCTGGTTCAGTCGGTCGTGGTGGAAGCCCAGCg GCACAACAATCggctatgaaattaaaaattgagaaTTTATTGCAAAGAGAATTGTAG